GTACGGATGAGAAATGAAGAAGGCTCAAAACGTTGGATTAAATGCCAAAAAATGTAGCATTATTAACAATAAAAAACCCCAAGATCCTGCCAACAACAACGACAAGATCAACAATGGCGAAAATACCAACAggaacagcagcaacaacaacaacagcttCTATGAACTGTGTGTTTCCTTGATTTGGTGCTtcgttttcttgttttattgtgaAGTTTGTCTCAGCGATGGACATGGAGGTACTTTCCTCTATTTATTCATCTTttgattttctgggtttgtgttattttgttttatttttgttacCAATTTTGTAATTTGGAGTTTTCTGCAACAATGTTGGACCTTTGATAGTCTGGAGTCCATTTTAGGTTTTTGCTTGATAAAATACCTCTTACTTATGGTTGGTTTTTGTGGTAATTTAATGTTAGCTTTTGATTATGGTAtgtttttttgttatttaataACGTATTATGAATTGAATCTGCTTGTAATTTTAGAAATTATGATACTTTTGTAGAAACTTTTGTTGCAGATGGTATTATGATCATTTTTGTGCATTAGGGATTAGTTAAGCTCAGACAATCCATTAATGCGTCTGTATTAAGCTGATATTTGCCAATACAATATATTTACACAACCAAAGGATTTAACCAGAATCTGCACTTATGATATTTTagatgaattgttgttttgttgttgcTGTTCTAATGTGTGGCGTAAATTCGATTCAAATCAGTAGTCAATTGCTGCCTGTTTAATCCCAATTGAGTTAAAAACACTGACATAATTTAAATGATGGTTTCCAGAGACTCATCACTACTCTAATTATAAAAGCATGTCCTCTGAGGCTAAGCTTGTTGGCAATGGAAATTCCGGTTTCCATAACATCAGTGTTGGCAACTCCACAGACAGCCTGTTGTTAGAGGTTAATATATCAATAAACGTTAACATTTCTGCCATTCAAGGGCTAGGTTCTTCAAACTCTAATTTCTCGCTTCCTAGGCATCAAGGGTTGGAAGAACTGGTTTTTAACATATTAAGTTTAGGATACAACAACTTAGTTTGTGAAATTCCTTGTCGGATTCCTCAAAGAATGAACAAATTAGAGGACCACCAACATGGAAGGGGTCTAGATTCCACTTATTTGAAGCTCGATGAGTCCCGAAGTACAACAATATCAGGAAACGGGGTGGTCGAACAAGTAAATATTACCCATCGACTTGAACCTGATGGAACGGCTTACAATTTCGCCTCTGCGGCTAAAGGTGCAAAAGTTGTTGCTCATAATAAGGAGGCAAAAGGAGCAAATAACATTTTGGGGAAGGATCATGATAAGTATCTTAGAAACCCTTGTTCTGtatcagataagtttgtggtAGTTGAACTTGCGGAAGAAACTTTGGTTGACTCTGTAAAGATAGCAAACTTTGAGCACTACTCCTCAAACTTCAAGGAGTTTGAGTTGCAGGGAAGTTTGAGTTACCCTACTGATGCATGGTCCTTTATGGGGAAATTTGTTGCTGCCAATGTTAAGCATGCTCAGACCTTTGTTCTGCCCGAACCCAAATGGGTAACTTATTTGAACCTAAGTTTGGTTAGTCACTATGGATCAGAACATTATTGTACATTGAGTGTTTTGGAAGTTTACGGTGTTGATGCTATTGAGAGGATGCTTGAAGATCTAATGGTTACCTCTAGCAGATCTACTACTAATGAACAACCATCAAAGATTAATTCAACAGAAGTTTCATCAGTAAAACCTCAAGATGTTACAGGAAATGGGAAAAATGGTAATGAAGTTGTTAATGGAAATGATTCTTCTGTTAAAGGAATAGGAATGAATGACGAGCAAAAGACCGGCTCCTCAGGGAAGGTTCCTGAACCAGTGGTGGGAAAGCCAAATAGCAGAATTCCGGGAGATTCTGTTCTGAAGATCTTGATGCAGAAGGTGAGGTCAGTGGAGGTGAACCTATCTGTTTTGGATGAATATCTCCAGGAACTACATAAAAAACAAGGTGATATTGTTCCTGAAATCCACAAAGAAATATCAAAAGTTACTTCGCTCCTGGAcagtgaaagaaaagaaatcaatgaactaatTCAGTGGAAGGAAGAAACGGTATTGTCTAACTTATACTTCGTAATATCTGAAGATACTCTTAAGTTTTCTCCATATTCCTTATTAtctaaaatttgaaaaaaaataatccTATTTCACAGGATAAGCAAATCGAAGATATCGAGTTATGGAAGGCTGTCTTCTCAACGCAAGTTGATGAGTTGGTCAGTGAAAATAGGATCCTCAGGTCTGTTGTCTTTTCTGATTGTAAACTTTCTTGTGTAGCTGCAGTCTGCTAGCTATTGGTTTTGTTTATGCCATAAGATTGCATAACTTTCCCAACTTTTTCATTAAGAGTTACTATCCTGGGAGGGGATTGGACATTTGTTACGAGTTATTTTCACACAAACTGAAAACCCGTCCTGGTCTTCACTTCAAATACTTGTGGCCTCGaacaaaatatggtttatgcacCCGAGTCcacaatgctcactgtgcaccctgtttttaaatgaacatatagttcaatacaaagaacatattgttcgtacccaaagaacatatagtaaatgaacatataggtcaaatccaaagaacatatagttcaaatattcCACTTGTATATGCACATTGAAAGCATTCTCCAGGTTCATTAGACACTCAATGAGTGTTCATCAGGGTGCACGGTAGGGTACACAATGAGCACCGTGCACCCGGATGTATAATCAAAATTGCGGGCCTGATATATTTATGATCaaaattttctattttctttgttCCATTTTCGGAGTATCATCTAACACAAACCTTTTCACTGCAGATCTCTTGTCGAAAATATAGAGAATGACCAGAAAAGTCTACATAACAAGGAGCTTTCTGTTTTATTAGTGAGCTTCTTCTTCTTGTGCATAGCATTCCTGAAGTTGGTCTCCAAGCGGGTTTTGCTCTCTTTTGGAGCTTCTCAAGGCAATAATAATGTCTCTAGAACAAATAGAGGCTGGTTGTTAATACTCCTAAGCAGTGGCATCACGATGTTAATAACTTTGATCTAGTGAACCGCCTCTATTTACCCTCGCTGAAGACAATACATTGTAGCTAAGGATCGAGGCGAGTTAGTTGTTGTGAGAAAGCTATACAGTCAAGTCATACTGCTTCCTGCCCTTTTTAGTCGGGGCAGAGATGTATTAGGTAGAACCAGCATAAAACTTATGTAGGAGTAATTCATGTGGATTACATATGGTTCTTGTAACAATAAACCATCCATATTCCATTTCATCATCTCCACTTGATAGTTGGTAGGTTAAGACATGGTTGTTACAGGCTGCGAAAATAGGATTAGGTAGACTGCCATTATATTTGTAGTATTTAGCTAAAATTAGGGTTCAGTTATACACTTTTGGTTGGAACGAGAATATTTTTTCTTCTTATACATTAATACAAGTGCTATCATGCAATAGTAAAtccatttttttttgtatttgtttCTCTGTTGAACATTGATTATCACAGGAAAATCACTGGAAGCTGTAACTTTGATTTGCATTGTCAGAATGGTTGCAAGCACTGAATATATCAATGTTGTGGATCTTGTGGTATTATGCACTATTTTATAGGTTCTGCGGACTGATGACTGCTAAGCCAGGGTAGGAGTTGGAGCGCCACATTACAGAGAATGCGTGGAAAGAAAACTCTAAATTAAGCTTCCAATCCATCCTACAGCAGGAGCTGCCAGCATTTTCATGAGAAAAGGCGCGCCTCAGCATTTTTCTGCATCAATTTTCACTTCCTATTCTTTGATACTGAAGTCTTTTGATAACGATAGTCCATCTCTGTATACCAAAAGTTCTACTTCTGTCCAGGTTCTGGTATTCTATTTAGCAGAAAAACCAGTTGTCATCCTCATGAATGAAATGAAGAAGGTACTCTCATTTGTTGTGTCGTAGACTTGTAGCGCGCCAAAGATGCTCTTGTTCCTGCTCTCCTGCTGCTTATAGCTTGATACCTGCaagtgtttttatttatttattttgtttctgcAGCGTTTTTGCTGAAGGCTTGGGGTGGTCTCCTTTTTAGTGCTTTTGATGGTCTTTCTTCTAGTAAAACTAAAAATTTTACGAAGCATTTGATAAAAATTAGTTTAGTTTATGAATAAATTGTCAATATGTCTTCTATGAGACGTCATACGTGTAAGACCGATGATGTTAGCATTAAAAAAGATAACTATTTGATTAGAAACTACAACTATTTGATTAGGAAGTAACTATTTGATTAGAAACTATACCTATTTGGTTAGaaagtataattaattaataatagctataatataactatttgattaaaAAGTATAACTATAACGTATCTGGTAAGAAGTTGGTCTTATACATATCTTATCTTAGTTTttgtatttcttttattttgtattttttattttttatggaaGTAGTTCCTTTTTCTCTTGTATAGAGTATTAACTTCTCCCTCGATTTTTTATTAAacagcttttgagcccgttcatagAACGGACGGTTATATAATGGTTGTTCAGCTgtcttttaaagttttaattagtgatgatttgtgatttttggtaatatatgaattaaatagaggtgtaatttgaagTAGGGGTGGCAATGGATCGGAGGTGGATCGGGTGGAGATTCATCCGCCTCCATCCGTCAACTTTTCATCTATGATCCAACCCATCTGTCACTCTATTTCCCCTCCATCCACATCCGACTCATCCATCATGCATCCGCGGATGAATTGGGTTGGTCGAATGATTAACGATAGTAATTAAAAGTATCGTCAACTTTATTTGTAATATCAATCAATATAAAGTAATATGTGTTAATACAGTGGACGATGAATTATAATTTTGACATCTacattataaaataaacgaaaactaataacaaaaaattattaggtaatacatacatgattctattaataaTTAAGTCATTGTAGTaaacaaaattattaattttaacggATGGATGGGTGGATCAAATGATGGATTGGGTGACGAGTTGGATGAAGCTCCACCCGAATCTAACCCGACCCATCACCCGATCCACGCGCCACCCGTTTAACATCAGTGTTTTATCGGGTTTCAACTATATATTCGGTTCGGGTTGTTCGAATATCCGTCGGACTTTGATGAAATTGTTACCCCtaatttgaaggttgaaaaaatatataaaaaatatatgttgAGTTAATATTGAATGTTAAAGGGGGTGAAGTGGAAGAGATTAATGTATATATTGGACTATTGATAACTTATGTTGAATaaggaagatgaagtggaagaggagttaaagttgtaaaacatagaaacaataaaaaataaaaaaaaactaataatgaatgaaatgagggatgacacatggcttccaataatctatggTGACACATGGCTTCCAATAATCCATGgttatcctttttaaatactccctccgtctctttttgttttttacgtattccattttgggtgtttcattttgttatttacatttccttttatattgtcacataatgcattaatattctatcaaaatttgtgcccaaatattattttaaccaattaaatccattggacattaaatatttctcattttcccaatgtcagatttttgataaaagtgaaaacattataaataaacgtaatttttcttgtttaaataaaaaaaagtagaggaatctcaatgcatattaaatagtcgttaaatcgcgtgaaaaacatcaaacgtaaaaaacaaaaagagacggagggagtaggtaTAGATGCATCATTTTGACCGACACATTTGTCAATCCACAACTTCAATCACTAATATCTTTATTTGTCTATTTTTTCACTCAAATTTAATTGTCTATTATTAACAGTTTATAAAGTTGATATACAAGAGAAGCACGAGCTCGACACAACACGACTTTTCCTTCCCGTTATAGGCACGACCCGTCAGAGCACAAGACACACGAGCTTGACATGTgggtagacctgtcaaacgggtcggtcgggtcgggttgtaaaaatttactttcggattcgggttgaatcgggtcggtcactttcgggttcgggtttacaaatgcttgttcaagacccagaactttcgggttcgggtcgacccaacgggttgagagattttaaaacgcgcattatattttcattaatttaggtgaaaaatatacaaaatattagcacaagttaacaaattttcctacgaaagtttatattttgtcaaattcaatcataaaatggcgtataattcaaattaaaatcatattacacagaataatagtaaaaacaacgtgtcttttatgcttaaattttctcataatctcatttattactataaatacaatgattttcaatcggtcgggtctaaaacgggttcggtcgggttttgacccattccaTTTTGggttgttcgggttcggataaaatcgggttacgggtcacaaaatcttgttcaggacccagtattttcgggtcgggtcgatttttgacagctctacatGTGGGTATACTATACATATATAGCCCGACAAGTGCTCAACTCTTAGGCCCTGTTTGGCAAAATTAGCGATGgcgggtaacggttagcggttgagtagcgggtagcggttaaagTAACGAGTACcggtgaatagtagcgggtaacggttagttGTCAAGTAGCGGGGaactaatatgagtgttcggtaaaaatagcggttgatattataaaataaaattaaaagcaagaatattatttaaaactttattaattttttcaaacgctacccgctactttaaacgctactaatttcttttctctcttctctctcttcttttagggttttagttttCTTGACCGTTTAGgccggaaatagtctaatttcttcggaaattagactattttcgaccctttttcttgcttttcattgttttcttttcatgtttttgtcttgTTTTGGTTTATTTCCGTTGATTTGTTCCCCATTTATTTTTGgggttgttcccaatttatttgggtttttcctagagttttctaggttcttgattctcattcatggatgagaatttttttagggtttcaataattgggaaggagATTTGGATTCATACAGGTTTAAATTTTATCATTAACTCGTCGATCAGAACAATTCGTGCGCAGATTGCGAAGGGCTCTACTTGGAAAGATGTGAAATCATCGAAAATCACTGCTCGCGTCAAGCTAGAAGCGGTGGAGTACGAGATGTGCTTTAGGatgcagaatagtaattgttttgattgtaacagttatgtattttctttgaatctgtgttatgcagatctattttatcattgtagatgccgtatggctttttattaatgaaattgttcttccccgtcaaaaaaaaaaaaaaaacgctactaattttaacgtttgacaaaagctacccaactgctacctcaaccgctaaccgctacctaaatcgctactttaccaaacacttacaaattttacaaaaacgctacccgctacctcaagcgctaccgccgaacacgccctaACTAGCATAATCTCTCCAACAATAAAAGATTATAATTCAAATTTAAGAAGCATTTTCATATAATCTCCTTGTATCAATGTATTTGAGTAGCATGTAATattgtaacttttttttttttttttttttataaatgtaATATTGTAATCTAATCTACACCCTATAATTTTCATTAATGAAATAACCACTTTTAGCAATGGTGAAAAGGAATCAAATTTGGCATATACCCTATTATATTGGTTTTTCCCAATccccaaaatccaaaatcataACCCTAATAAACATTTTCttgtattttaatattttattttattatttatatcccCCAAGTCAAACTTCAATCAAAATGGCAGCAAATCAAAACTGATTTTTGCCAATAAATTGCAATACGACGAGTTTGAAAGCTTTAAAATCTAACTCCTCAAATagtaaaaattaaacaaaaaagatTGTCAGTTACAAAACTCACACAAAACTTCCatcctcctctttctctctcctctgcaaATTCCATTGAAGAGGGGAATTCTAGGGTTTATGCGTCACCTACAGTGAAATCAATTCTACTTTAATTAATCGAGTTAGGGAGAAAATTGACGCAATTCCACTTAACATCGTCGCAAAAAATTGACGAATTTTCCCCCAATTTCAGTTTCTTCTAGGGTTTTTTCATGTACATTGGAGCTTTAATGTCGTATGAATGGAGATTATTCTATCATCCTTCTTTCCATCGTACTCCTTCATTGTAGCCTTCGCCGCAACCGTACTTTGCTTTATTTTCGCTGTCTTCGCCGTTCGATTTTCTTCCCCCGCCGTGTTTTCGTCGTTGAAAGGTGGTGGTAAAGTACCGAATTTCAAGAAGGAAAGAGAATCAGAAGATACTAGTGGTATTAGTAGTGGTAGTTTTAATAGTAGTTGTTCCTGCAACGGCAGCGTTTTGAGCGCGGATTGTACGCCGGTGACGGAGAACGGTGGTGAAATGCCGGCGTTAGTTTCGGCGGCGGAGAAGCAGACAGGCGCTTCGATGATGGAGATGTTGGTGCCGGAGATTACTACTCATGCGCTCAGTTATTTGGATTATCCTAGCCTTTGCCGTCTCTCGATGACCAATTCATTGATGCGAAAGGCCGCTAATGATGATAATGCCTGGAAAGCTCTTTACCATAAGGTACAATTTATTTCTTTGTTATTGTAAAGTCTACTTTCTTTGtgattgtttttatttattgcAATATTTTGGTATTTGGTGATTTTATTTGAATGACATTGTTGTTAACTGTGTACTGAACCCTTATTTCGTTTTGCTGATTGATGAATAATACTGGAAAAACTTAGTGGAAATTTTTGGTTAGGGTGGTGACATGTATGGTGAATCATTAGAATTTGACAGGTCAAGGCCATAAATCTTTGAATTTTAGGGTTCCGATTGTTATTTTTCTTGATGCGATACGATGATTTTCACGTGATTTAAGGTCTAATTGTAGTATTGCTGTGTCGCATCATTTGAGTGTCTGAGGGGTTGGATTTAGGTGCAGGTTTTTCCCAGAGTGTCTGTATATCTTGTTGGGTGTGTTCTCTGTTTCTGTTTATGGGTGTTGTAGTTTCACAGGGAACTATATGCCGTAAGCTTTTACCATGGATGCTGGCATCATTGACTGGTTAACGGTGCCTATCACATTTTTCGTTTTGCTGAATTATACTGCCCCTCTTTTCCGTCTATCTTGATTATGGTCCCTGGATAGCTTGTTGATACTTGGGTGCTTTTGTTTGGAGTTTGGACCCCTTTCTTTGATCCTCTTTATGAATGAGGATTTTTGACGGATTTTATAGCAATTTCTTGCAGTTTAGTGTCTTGcttgattaaatttatggaCTGAGATGGTATAGTTCAATTTTGTCATTGTAGCTACCGTGCTGCTAACTCTTGCTGTTCTCATTCCCTACTTCTGAATTGTGCTCTTGGTTGGTTAGTCGTGTTGAATCAGTAAGAACGGTTTGCTTTCCTATTATATTTGGACAAAGTTTTGTCAGATATATCTGAACTACTAAGTAACTGACCCAGTTATAGCACTTTGTTGGAGCTTTTAGTTGCAGATGATAAAAACTTTTTTATTGGATATGGATCCTCGACTATTTCTGTAAATGCTTGTTACCAACTGCTTTGTCCACATATGTTGTTTTAGTTATTTGACAATTGGTTGAACTACTAAGTACTAACTGACCTTGGTATATTGTTGATTACTTCTGCATAGACTGAAAATGGAAGGAAACATTATGGGTTTGAGATATTCCTTGCAGCTAGctatcttatttatttaatgttaCTTCATGATTCTTTAATGCTACTTTATGTTTGAGATTTTTTCTCTTCCCATGATCCCCCATCTTTCACTCAAAGGCTTTTGGTCTAACATGATCCATTGTGCAAATAATTCGAAGCTTAAATGAGGTATATTGATTACTTGATTGCCTTTTAAGTTTCCCATGTCATGCATATGGTCATGTAGATGTTGGCCCTATTTCTATTGTTGTTTTTATCATCCAAACCTATTAAGCTAATCATGATTACTACTTAACTATAACTTGTATCTGATGTCAACGGATTACAATTACCCTCAGGGTTCCACTAATACTTTTTTCAGACAATGCATAAAATTTCATATTCAGGACATATGTCATCTAACGGTCGGTTTGTAGCATCTTGTAATATTTCATTGAAGGTTAAAACTATATGACTTTTATGTTATCCAAGGGTCGGTTTGTGGCATCTtgtaatatttttgtttttccatTGGACTAGAAGATGGATACTGTTCCattctcttttttatttattagaaGGCCTTTTGTCTATTGTGATGCTAAGTTGCTAATCATTCCATAACGGAAGGATAAAAGTAAAAAGAGTATTGAACTCATTAATTATGGTCGTAAGTATAGATGACATGGAATTAAAATGTCAGTTAGTCAGTATGAAGAAGGATTGCCTGAAACTGAATTTGTGGTACGTGGAACGGTTACAGGATTTCAATTCGCTAcctatttataaaatttatcctTCTGTGTTACAATACCAATTCACATTCATTACTTATGTTTTGGATTTAGTTGGGGGGGAGGGGTATAGTAAATTAGGTGCGGGATTTCACATTTAAAACAATGAAGAACAACACTCACTGGGGGAGGTGGCTTTCATAGATGAATTGGTGTATGATATGGAAAATTAGGAGTCAGTCTGCTTTTGGGGTTTtaaatgtttgatttttgtCTTTGTGATGAATCACTATCATGGTACAAAAATTGGATTTGTGTGCATGTATTAATGCTTCTTTGAACTTACGCCTAGACCTAGGAAAGATATAGAGTGTTGTAGTTGatttttatgtttaactgtaaGTAATTTCCCTGCTCTTTAAAATGGATGCCTTATTTCAGCTTATGCATCGTTTATTTAATATCTATTGCATTTTGTGGTTTCTCAGACTATGGACTATTCCTATTCTAATTTCTGCATGCTTCAATTTACTTCCATTGTTTTTTCTAGGATTTTACTGTGGAACAAGATAGTGTCAGACCAGCTGATGGTTGGAAGGCTTACTATGCAGCTACAAGAGCAATTGTGAATATTAATGCAGAATTTTTTAGCATTCTCAGGGAAAGATCACTTCCAGCAATGAGTCGTTTCTGGCGTAATGCAGACTATGTGAAGTGCATTCATGCTTCAGGGGAGCTTTTTACTGGGTATGATGCCTTGTTTTTCTGTTAATTGTAATTTTGATGCATGTGGTATAGGTGCATTTGGTGTTATATTCCTACTTTACACTTTTGCGTGTTCCTTTGGAACTATTAATCTGTGACCTGATGCTTTATTTCATTGTTCTTTGAAAAATAATACTTCAAATGAATTTAATTTGATGTGGGATAAGGATAAAGATCACAATCTCTGAATCACTGTTTAAATTGCTCCCATGGATTATTTTGCCCAGACACAATGTTTGTCTTTCACTCTTTTTGTCATTAATGTTGAAGTACTGTGAACTTTATATCAGTAAATGAATTTAATATCATTGTAGTGGAGTGCAGCTTTATGGAAACCTTCCTTTAGATTATACGAAGTACGTAGTATATCCTATACTTACATGACTTATTGACCCTGTGAACATCATATCTGTCGGTGAAGTTGATCCAcgagtttttgttttttgatctGCTGTTTTGTGTTGTTAAAAGTAACTCCCAGTTCTGCATTAAGTTCATCTGTGCTGTCCTTTGTGTAAACATTGAGTTAAATAAATAGTTTATTACTGGAATTTATTACTCCAGTACTactttaaaatgaaaattacaaAGGTGGCTTTACCACATGAGCTGATTCCCATGTTTTTTCTCCTGCCAGATATAATGCAGTAATGGAGAGTTGGCAAATAGCATTTAACTGGGAGCAACTAGCAGATGGTTTTCAAGTTCGTGACGTGCGAGCTAGGGTCCTGACTGGTATGGCTTGGCTTACCATGAAAGTCTATGCTGAGATGAACGCGGGGCCATATAACGTGACCAATGTGTTTGAGCATCACGATGGGAGGTGGTACATGGTCCATCATCACCACTCTGAGATGCTGGTTGATGAAGATGTTGATCAACAGATTGGGCATGCATAACCCAAAGTAGAGAGAGaggtgctaataactatgaacataGTAGTCAATGGGggataaaagattaaaaaaaaaattagtacaGAATTATTTGTCCTTCAGTGAGAAATCAGTTGGGAATAGAAATTGTGGTTAAACATTTTGAATTGATCCAATGtatttcttattattattacccTCAGTTTTGGCTGCTGTTTCATGAGAAGTGGCATGGCAGTCTCTGAAAATGTCTTATATCTTTGCCCCTTCCATTTCTGTTCATTTACTCTCTTGATTATCCTGTTGATTTGTTGACATTTCATGTCAGAAATTAGATAACAGGTTCCAGTTTGAATCCACCTTGTGAATTCATTAATGTTGACAGCTTTATAGTTAATCTTTTGGGTGATGCTATTGATATTGCAAGCTTGTCTTCCAAGTTCTCGATATATGAGCGACACTTCCCCGATTAAGGTAAACATAATACCAATCAATATTCTACCTCAATTTTCTATGAGCGACACTTCACTGACTATGGTAAACATAATATCAATCAATTTTCTAAGAGATACCTTTATGTCCTTAAGAGTGGGCTAAGAGTCCTTACTATTGATGCAACAAATTCACATAAAGTACCAAAATCatattaaaattgaaaaattgctttaaataatccaacctttcgaccATTTTctgttaataatccaacctacggattataatctaataatccaacctttgcccctATTAACTTTTATTGAACCCATGTGACTTAAAACCGGCTAAAAATGTtagattatttaaagtaatttttcctattaaaatttaaattcacaat
This Spinacia oleracea cultivar Varoflay chromosome 6, BTI_SOV_V1, whole genome shotgun sequence DNA region includes the following protein-coding sequences:
- the LOC110786391 gene encoding SUN domain-containing protein 5 is translated as MKKAQNVGLNAKKCSIINNKKPQDPANNNDKINNGENTNRNSSNNNNSFYELCVSLIWCFVFLFYCEVCLSDGHGETHHYSNYKSMSSEAKLVGNGNSGFHNISVGNSTDSLLLEVNISINVNISAIQGLGSSNSNFSLPRHQGLEELVFNILSLGYNNLVCEIPCRIPQRMNKLEDHQHGRGLDSTYLKLDESRSTTISGNGVVEQVNITHRLEPDGTAYNFASAAKGAKVVAHNKEAKGANNILGKDHDKYLRNPCSVSDKFVVVELAEETLVDSVKIANFEHYSSNFKEFELQGSLSYPTDAWSFMGKFVAANVKHAQTFVLPEPKWVTYLNLSLVSHYGSEHYCTLSVLEVYGVDAIERMLEDLMVTSSRSTTNEQPSKINSTEVSSVKPQDVTGNGKNGNEVVNGNDSSVKGIGMNDEQKTGSSGKVPEPVVGKPNSRIPGDSVLKILMQKVRSVEVNLSVLDEYLQELHKKQGDIVPEIHKEISKVTSLLDSERKEINELIQWKEETDKQIEDIELWKAVFSTQVDELVSENRILRSLVENIENDQKSLHNKELSVLLVSFFFLCIAFLKLVSKRVLLSFGASQGNNNVSRTNRGWLLILLSSGITMLITLI
- the LOC110786390 gene encoding F-box protein SKIP8; the protein is MEIILSSFFPSYSFIVAFAATVLCFIFAVFAVRFSSPAVFSSLKGGGKVPNFKKERESEDTSGISSGSFNSSCSCNGSVLSADCTPVTENGGEMPALVSAAEKQTGASMMEMLVPEITTHALSYLDYPSLCRLSMTNSLMRKAANDDNAWKALYHKDFTVEQDSVRPADGWKAYYAATRAIVNINAEFFSILRERSLPAMSRFWRNADYVKCIHASGELFTGYNAVMESWQIAFNWEQLADGFQVRDVRARVLTGMAWLTMKVYAEMNAGPYNVTNVFEHHDGRWYMVHHHHSEMLVDEDVDQQIGHA